The proteins below come from a single Mytilus edulis chromosome 5, xbMytEdul2.2, whole genome shotgun sequence genomic window:
- the LOC139525396 gene encoding gamma-aminobutyric acid type B receptor subunit 2-like, with protein MNFSVKNNSSVGMLTMETRTISVGTFVASCFATTIGVVVSVSFLTFNLFHRHKRFMKMSSPNLNILISVGGILLNIVCLMYGMDYFFVERYQEATVTCQMRLWMIVFGVSLVFGPIFSKSWRVYKIFRNAGIKKVVIKDKKLFMICGIVMCLDAFLLFLWQIIDLVQSKRVAVLLKKSNTNNTHSLQDLGYIQECTCGRVDVWLSLIFIWKSLIFSYGLYIAWKTRNVLLPPMKDSPSIIISVIFCMCTTSLVVVLSSLLRHDPDAVYVLHILSITICCVVIQITVFLPKVLYWWRTPIEKNVRLSTSVYEYGGLNSEEEMYELIAENRALKKSLTEKASKLSKLEENLQTAKQTLKSMSEKDFKLDGEFDVDLSEFKLDSGLDVDLSEVTSTDDELSIRYGKTRIKTSMTRLIPGTNEVSNVNEVPKFRDHATLQRSNSDRGRMVAYRKQQSRTSVCSLQNYYRSTECYDNLQASLKSKNDIVGSVAKSYNLDDNEDTLSYVSSYLPLKGTRRKLNYTLKDTGVYLSPANTTTISNDQLYPSFDDELSFGSTIIAKSSNIDPHDKPSNIDPNDKTSVSKSKRHKKYRTPKPSYERTKQGDKIVVRKCYYL; from the exons atGAACTTTTCAGTAAAGAACAACAGCAGTGTTGGAATGCTGACAATGGAGACCAGAACTATATCAGTGGGGACCTTTGTGGCCTCTTGTTTCGCCACCACCATCGGAGTCGTAGTATCAGTCAGTTTTCTCACTTTTAATTTGTTCCACAGACATAAAAG ATTTATGAAAATGTCGAGTCCGAATCTCAATATTCTGATCAGTGTTGGTGGAATACTGTTAAACATTGTCTGTTTAATGTATGGAATGGACTATTTCTTTGTGGAGCGCTATCAGGAGGCTACAGTAACATGTCAG ATGAGACTATGGATGATAGTGTTTGGGGTATCCTTGGTGTTTGGACCAATTTTCTCTAAGAGTTGGAGAGTGTACAAAATATTCCGGAATGCTGGCATCAAGAAAGtg GTAATCAAAGACAAGAAGCTATTTATGATATGTGGTATTGTGATGTGTCTGGATGCTTTCTTACTGTTCCTTTGGCAAATCATTGATCTCGTCCAATCAAAACGTGTGGCTGTCTTGTTAAAG AAATCGAATACAAACAACACGCATAGTCTTCAAGATCTGGGTTATATACAGGAATGCACGTGTGGAAGAGTTGACGTATGGCTCAGCCTTATCTTTATCTGGAAGTCACTTATATTTTCCTATGGACTTTATATAGCCTGGAAAACGAGAAACGTCTTGTTGCCTCCAATGAAAGACTCGCCAAGTATCATCATCAGTGTTATTTTCTGCATGTGTACTACATCATTAGTTGTTGTGTTGTCGTCATTATTACGCCACGACCCGGATGCAGTTTATGTTCTCCATATATTATCGATAACCATATGTTGTGTGGTTATTCAAATAACCGTATTTTTACCCAAG GTTCTGTATTGGTGGAGAACCCCAATAGAAAAAAACGTCCGTCTTTCAACATCAGTATACGAGTATGGAGGGCTAAACTCGGAAGAGGAGATGTACGAACTTATAGCAGAAAACAGAGCTCTTAAAAAGTCTTTAACTGAG AAAGCATCTAAATTATCGAAGTTGGAAGAGAACTTGCAAACAGCGAAACAAACACTCAAAAGTATGTCAGAAAAAGATTTCAAATTGGATGGCGAGTTTGACGTTGATTTATCCGAATTTAAACTTGACAGTGGCCTCGATGTCGATTTGTCCGAGGTAACTAGCACCGATGATGAACTGTCTATTAGATATGGTAAAACAAGAATAAAGACTAGTATGACTAGACTTATTCCAGGAACTAATGAGGTCTCTAATGTAAATGAGGTACCAAAGTTTCGAGACCATGCTACCTTACAAAGATCGAACTCGGATAGAGGACGTATGGTGGCTTACCGGAAACAGCAATCCAGAACAAGTGTATGTAGTTTACAGAACTATTACCGTTCGACAGAGTGTTATGATAATCTGCAAGCATCACTTAAGTCGAAAAATGACATTGTTGGATCTGTAGCTAAAAGTTATAATCTAGATGACAACGAAGATACTCTATCGTATGTcagtagttatctccccttgaagGGTACCAGAAGAAAGCTTAACTACACTTTAAAAGACACAGGAGTTTACTTATCTCCGGCCAATACAACAACTATATCCAACGACCAGTTATATCCGTCTTTTGATGACGAACTCAGTTTTGGAAGTACAATTATTGCTAAATCATCAAATATAGACCCTCATGACAAACCATCAAATATAGACCCTAATGACAAAACATCAGTGTCTAAATCAAAGAGACACAAGAAGTATAGAACACCCAAACCTTCTTACGAAAGGACTAAACAAGGAGATAAAATTGTTGTACGCAAATGTTATTATTTGTAG